Below is a window of Coleofasciculaceae cyanobacterium DNA.
GAGGAATTGGTAAACGTAATCCAATATTGGTAATCACTGGATTTGGATCTACTTTAAAAATTTCGTTATTGCTATCGGAAAATAATAAAGGATGAACGTTGTCTCGATCGACAAATTCTTTGCCGTACCAACCGATAGCCTCTAGTAAGCCATCGAGAGAATGATTAGTGTGAAAACCAGACCCTTTCCATCTACCCATCATGAACTCTAAATCTACAGTGTCTAGCTCATCAAAAAGTCTTAATGCTTCACTAGTACTAGTTCTTCCTTGTTG
It encodes the following:
- a CDS encoding DUF4334 domain-containing protein: MNSAEFQTILQQGRTSTSEALRLFDELDTVDLEFMMGRWKGSGFHTNHSLDGLLEAIGWYGKEFVDRDNVHPLLFSDSNNEIFKVDPNPVITNIGLRLPIPRNKAINPLYSTMSKLLKTEESKARVRMMEYRDRVSTTMIYDYLPIHDVFRKVDDRTVLGLMDWKGMPQPFFFLLTRSPAI